The Rhineura floridana isolate rRhiFlo1 chromosome 8, rRhiFlo1.hap2, whole genome shotgun sequence genome includes a region encoding these proteins:
- the LOC133390049 gene encoding LOW QUALITY PROTEIN: potassium voltage-gated channel subfamily A member 6-like (The sequence of the model RefSeq protein was modified relative to this genomic sequence to represent the inferred CDS: inserted 1 base in 1 codon; deleted 2 bases in 1 codon), with the protein MDEVEAPLPTAIPRAAGGHGERLAAEPARVEGERRGNGSCCGSAERLVINXFETQRRTLAVFPDTLLGDPTRRVRYFDFEYFFDRNRPSFDAILYYYQSGGRLRRPIHVPMDIFMEELRFYQLGEEAIETFREDEGFIQEKEKPLPHKHFQRQVWLLFEYPESSGPARVIAIVSVLVILISIVIFCLETLPEFRSESKRASMNYRDRTQMDLQEEGPLFLLSVQSDGGTPSPMHPLLGACPFFTDPFFLLETLCIIWFFFELLARFFACPSKPEFSRNIMNIIDIVAIIPYFITLGTELAQEQQKKEKSVSTSNVGQQQTMSLAILRVIRLVRVFRIFKLSRHSKGLQILGKTLQASMRELGLLIFFLFVGVILFSSAVYFAETDDPESLFTSIPDAFWWAVVSMTTVGYGDMYPMTIGGKIVGSLCAIAGVLTIALPVPVIVSNFNYFYHRETDQEEQPHYTHVTCGQQRSPFSEPKKGDSNQTLNKSDFLEAEDLESTTCSNCISTSNQAYKENTLLIEV; encoded by the exons ATGGACGAGGTGGAGGCGCCGCTGCCGACGGCCATTCCCCGTGCTGCTGGCGGCCACGGCGAGAGGCTGGCGGCTGAGCCGGCA CGCGTGGAGGGAGAGAGGCGCGGCAACGGCAGCTGCTGCGGTAGCGCTGAGCGGCTGGTGATCA GCTTTGAGACGCAGCGGCGCACCTTGGCGGTCTTTCCGGATACGCTGCTGGGAGACCCGACTCGCCGCGTGCGCTACTTCGACTTTGAGTACTTTTTCGACCGCAACCGGCCCAGCTTCGACGCCATCCTTTACTACTATCAGTCTGGCGGGAGGCTTCGCAGACCTATCCACGTGCCCATGGACATCTTCATGGAAGAACTCCGCTTCTACCAGCTGGGCGAGGAGGCCATAGAAACCTTCCGTGAGGACGAGGGCTTCATCCAGGAGAAGGAGAAGCCTCTGCCCCATAAGCACTTCCAGCGCCAAGTGTGGCTTCTGTTTGAATACCCGGAGAGTTCTGGGCCTGCGCGGGTTATCGCGATAGTCTCAGTGTTGGTCATTCTCATCTCTATTGTCATCTTCTGCCTGGAGACCTTACCTGAGTTTCGTTCGGAGAGCAAAAGGGCATCTATGAATTATAGAGACAGAACTCAAATGGACCTCCAAGAGGAGGGCCCTTTATTCTTACTCTCAGTGCAGTCTGATGGAGGGACTCCATCACCCATGCACCCACTATTAGGTGCTTGTCCATTCTTCACTGACCCTTTCTTTCTACTCGAAACACTTTGCATTATCTGGTTCTTCTTTGAGCTGCTGGCGCGTTTTTTTGCTTGCCCTAGCAAACCTGAGTTCTCTAGGAACATCATGAACATCATTGACATTGTAGCCATTATCCCTTACTTCATCACTTTGGGGACTGAACTGGCTCAAGAACAGCAGAAAAAGGAGAAATCAGTCAGCACTAGCAATGTTGGCCAGCAGCAAACCATGTCCTTGGCCATCCTGAGAGTCATCCGCCTGGTCAGGGTCTTTAGGATCTTCAAGCTGTCCAGGCACTCCAAGGGGCTGCAAATCCTGGGGAAGACCCTACAAGCCAGCATGAGGGAACTGGGGCTCCTAATCTTCTTCCTCTTTGTTGGAGTGATTCTGTTTTCTAGTGCTGTGTATTTTGCTGAGACCGATGACCCAGAATCTTTGTTCACTAGCATTCCAGATGCTTTCTGGTGGGCAGTGGTGTCCATGACCACTGTGGGCTATGGAGACATGTACCCTATGACTATTGGGGGCAAGATTGTTGGGTCATTGTGTGCCATTGCTGGTGTACTCACCATTGCCCTGCCTGTACCTGTCATTGTTTCCAACTTTAACTATTTCTACCACCGAGAAACTGACCAAGAGGAGCAGCCCCACTATACTCACGTCACCTGTGGCCAGCAGCGGTCTCCTTTTTCTGAGCCAAAGAAAGGTGACAGCAACCAGACACTCAATAAATCTGACTTTCTGGAGGCAGAAGATTTAGAATCCACAACATGCTCCAACTGTATTTCAACTAGCAACCAAGCCTATAAAGAGAATACATTATTGATTGAAGTGTGA